The Stutzerimonas stutzeri genome segment GCTTGGCTGGCTGGTCTATCAGCTCTCGCCGATCCTTTCCCCATTTCTGGTGGGCATTCTGCTGGCGTACCTGGGCGATCCGCTGGTCGATAGGCTGGAGAACTGGAAACTGTCGCGGACCTGGGGCGTGATCCTGGTGTTTGCGTTGTTCCTGCTGCTGTGCCTGTTGATGTTGCTGGTACTGGTGCCGATGCTGGGCAAGCAGCTGATGCACCTGTATCAGCTGGCGCCTCTGGGGCTCGACTGGCTGCAGGTCACGGCGTTGCCTTGGGTGCAGATGCAGTTTGGTCTTGAAGAAGAGTTCTGGCGTTTCGATCAACTCAAGAGTGCCTTTTCCGCCAATCTCGGCAGTACCAAGGACGTGGTTGCGGTCATCCTGAGCCAGGCGACCGCTTCGGGCCTTGCGCTGCTCGCGTGGCTGGCGAATCTCTTTCTGGTGCCGGTGGTGTGCTTCTATCTGCTGCGCGATTGGGATCTGATCATGGCCAAGCTGCGGGCGCTGTTGCCACGGCGCCGGGAGGAGACCGTGATGGCTTTGATGCGCGAATGCCACGAGGTCATTGGCGCCTTTCTGCGCGGGCAGCTGTTGGTGATGTTGGCGCTTGCCGTGGTGTATTCCGCCGGGCTCATGCTGGTTGGCGTCGAGCTTGGGTTACTGATCGGCGTGCTGGCAGGCCTGGCGAGCATCGTGCCGTATATGGGATTCGTGGTCGGTATCGGCGCGGCGGTGATCGCTGTCCTGTTCCAGTTTGGCCTGGAGCCTTATCCCTTGCTGGGCGTCGCCGCGGTGTTCGCGGTCGGGCAGATGCTCGAAGGCATGTTACTGACGCCCTTGCTGGTGGGCGATCGGATCGGTCTGCATCCGGTTGCGGTGATCTTCGCGGTGCTGGCGGGCGGTCAGCTGTTCGGCTTCACTGGCGTACTGCTGGCGCTGCCGGTGGCCGCGGTGATCATGGTTCTGCTGCGCCATGTGCATGATCTCTATAAACTCTCGGACCTTTACGCAGAGCCTCCGGTCGATCCGCCCCGCCAACCATGAAACCCATTCAACTGCCCCT includes the following:
- a CDS encoding AI-2E family transporter, with product MTITSTNRWLWLAALLLLGWLVYQLSPILSPFLVGILLAYLGDPLVDRLENWKLSRTWGVILVFALFLLLCLLMLLVLVPMLGKQLMHLYQLAPLGLDWLQVTALPWVQMQFGLEEEFWRFDQLKSAFSANLGSTKDVVAVILSQATASGLALLAWLANLFLVPVVCFYLLRDWDLIMAKLRALLPRRREETVMALMRECHEVIGAFLRGQLLVMLALAVVYSAGLMLVGVELGLLIGVLAGLASIVPYMGFVVGIGAAVIAVLFQFGLEPYPLLGVAAVFAVGQMLEGMLLTPLLVGDRIGLHPVAVIFAVLAGGQLFGFTGVLLALPVAAVIMVLLRHVHDLYKLSDLYAEPPVDPPRQP